In Sebaldella termitidis ATCC 33386, one DNA window encodes the following:
- a CDS encoding terminase small subunit, producing the protein MAKKHSDLLIKEIRKEYEAGSSINHLSKKYKVSSGTIKYWSTNNGWKKKKQNQPTVNQPTEIEKTTYPTNQIKEVGRSEKEIIKSIDKKIERDRHLNDSEKDFCHIYIKTFNGALAVKKAGYTTKYPERYAYTLLQKDKIKKYINELQDEIRQNVIVNMGNVIDLMKRVAFADIGDFVEFGSEEKENSSGEKYKKNYINFKDIEEVDGQLINEVSVGKDGIKVKLVSKEKALEFLAKYMDYPDKLAKERFEHDKEKYNDEKAIEVENENNSKNIITEIIGKADLNAKNNNS; encoded by the coding sequence ATGGCTAAAAAACACAGTGATTTATTGATAAAGGAAATTAGAAAAGAATATGAAGCCGGAAGCTCAATAAATCATTTATCTAAAAAATATAAGGTATCAAGTGGAACTATAAAGTATTGGTCTACAAATAATGGATGGAAGAAAAAAAAACAGAACCAGCCAACCGTTAACCAACCAACCGAAATAGAAAAAACAACTTATCCAACCAACCAGATTAAAGAGGTTGGTAGGAGTGAAAAAGAAATAATAAAATCTATTGATAAAAAAATAGAAAGAGATAGACATTTAAATGACTCTGAAAAAGATTTTTGTCATATTTATATAAAGACTTTTAATGGAGCTTTAGCGGTAAAGAAAGCAGGGTACACTACAAAATATCCTGAACGGTATGCATATACATTGCTACAAAAAGATAAGATCAAAAAATACATAAATGAACTTCAGGATGAGATAAGGCAGAATGTAATTGTGAACATGGGAAATGTAATAGATCTTATGAAAAGAGTTGCATTTGCAGATATAGGAGATTTTGTAGAATTTGGATCAGAAGAGAAAGAAAATAGTAGTGGTGAAAAATATAAAAAAAATTATATCAATTTCAAAGATATAGAAGAAGTAGACGGGCAGCTCATCAATGAAGTATCGGTCGGTAAAGATGGAATAAAGGTTAAGCTTGTAAGCAAGGAAAAGGCTCTTGAGTTCTTGGCGAAATATATGGATTATCCGGATAAACTTGCGAAAGAAAGATTTGAACATGATAAAGAAAAATACAATGATGAGAAAGCAATAGAAGTTGAAAATGAGAATAACTCAAAAAATATTATAACAGAAATAATAGGAAAGGCTGATTTAAATGCAAAGAATAACAACTCTTAA
- a CDS encoding DUF6933 domain-containing protein: MLAIQCTKKLKDELKIEFEDKELYNVDPLYSWHSHLFKYGRMKCVVIMNTLTRYNFILVGLKSKDFKDYERIVLEAIRENLLLDGATDEMVEKYFDKINQIIYLPTSSRPVISQMNEVITTFTWWIEDSTVEEVNRKLNDHPMLTLPKIYSGISMMDELNNL, encoded by the coding sequence ATGTTGGCAATTCAATGTACAAAGAAACTAAAAGATGAACTGAAAATAGAGTTTGAAGATAAAGAACTATATAATGTAGATCCGCTTTATTCATGGCATTCACATTTATTTAAGTACGGCAGAATGAAATGTGTAGTAATTATGAATACTTTGACAAGATATAATTTTATATTAGTCGGACTTAAAAGCAAAGATTTTAAAGATTATGAAAGAATAGTTTTAGAAGCAATAAGAGAAAATCTTTTGTTAGATGGTGCGACTGATGAAATGGTAGAAAAGTATTTTGATAAGATAAACCAGATTATTTATTTGCCTACAAGCAGTAGACCTGTAATAAGCCAAATGAATGAAGTTATAACAACATTTACTTGGTGGATTGAAGATAGCACTGTGGAAGAAGTGAATCGTAAACTGAATGATCACCCTATGCTGACATTACCTAAAATATATTCAGGAATATCAATGATGGATGAATTGAATAATTTGTGA
- a CDS encoding phage antirepressor N-terminal domain-containing protein gives MNYLEKKIVFHEDEILTFQDQETGKIYVAVTMICNSLGMSENQRDTQVKKIKNDGTLKLGAKELTVKIDGQVREQMFIELEFLTGWLFKINPARFSEELKEKLIDYQLHCQEILTDEFFGKRELLLPGHNDEKLNPHLNDIDDRSSIIRGIEAELTKLYDELVYHYNWIKNRSEVKRDEYIGNIRKAKQKRFIDNGKELTTEDIDKLNGR, from the coding sequence ATGAATTATTTAGAGAAAAAGATTGTGTTTCATGAAGATGAAATTTTGACATTTCAAGATCAAGAAACTGGCAAAATTTATGTAGCTGTTACAATGATATGTAATAGTCTTGGCATGTCAGAGAATCAAAGAGACACGCAGGTTAAAAAAATAAAAAATGATGGAACATTGAAATTAGGGGCTAAAGAGCTCACCGTCAAAATTGACGGTCAGGTTCGAGAACAGATGTTTATTGAGTTAGAGTTCCTTACAGGTTGGTTATTTAAAATAAATCCAGCAAGATTTTCCGAGGAGCTAAAAGAGAAACTTATTGATTATCAGCTTCATTGTCAAGAAATTTTAACTGATGAATTTTTTGGAAAAAGAGAACTATTATTACCCGGACACAATGATGAAAAATTGAATCCTCACTTAAATGATATTGACGACAGGTCTTCAATCATCAGGGGCATAGAAGCGGAACTTACAAAATTATATGACGAATTAGTATATCACTACAACTGGATAAAGAATAGATCAGAAGTCAAAAGAGATGAATATATCGGAAATATCAGAAAAGCTAAACAAAAACGTTTTATTGATAATGGAAAAGAACTTACAACAGAAGATATTGACAAGTTAAACGGAAGATGA
- a CDS encoding thermonuclease family protein produces the protein MRKIFLVFLVVSNLLFSYRVISVSDGDTITIMMNGEKQKIRLYGVDTPEINQSFGTEAKQFLSDQILNRDVEIEVKDTDRYKRLVAIVYLNDRSMNELLLKEGWAWWYEAYAKKEYKYKELQEQAQEKKRGMWRNKGNIPPWEFRKMKKVKTK, from the coding sequence ATGAGAAAAATATTCTTGGTATTTTTGGTTGTTTCAAATTTATTATTTAGTTATAGAGTTATTAGTGTGAGTGATGGAGATACTATAACAATAATGATGAATGGTGAAAAACAGAAAATACGTTTATATGGGGTTGACACACCAGAAATCAATCAGTCATTCGGAACAGAAGCAAAGCAATTCTTATCAGATCAAATCCTTAATAGAGATGTAGAAATAGAAGTAAAAGACACAGATAGATATAAAAGGCTTGTGGCAATTGTTTATTTAAATGATAGAAGCATGAATGAACTGTTGTTAAAAGAAGGCTGGGCGTGGTGGTATGAAGCTTATGCTAAAAAGGAATACAAATATAAAGAGTTACAGGAGCAAGCTCAAGAGAAAAAGCGGGGAATGTGGAGAAATAAAGGAAATATTCCGCCTTGGGAGTTCAGGAAGATGAAAAAGGTTAAAACAAAATAA
- a CDS encoding antA/AntB antirepressor family protein, which translates to MKELIRVVVSNNVSIVSSRDLYEFLEIKERFSRWFSRMLDFGYKNGKDYTPYLIVHPQNNQKIKDYWLTLDMGKELCMLARSPRGREARQYFIDRDNELRKLEKANIYKENTEWLITRKQGKLVRRNETDCLAEFIIYAREQGSKTPEKYYINFSKLVNKQVGIGKDMRDKVSITTLNHIANLENLIINTVKENMLSKVYYKDIYQICKGKCEQYKDLLQLEKIECKLIS; encoded by the coding sequence GTGAAAGAGTTAATAAGAGTGGTAGTTTCAAATAATGTCAGTATAGTAAGTTCAAGAGATTTATATGAATTTTTGGAAATAAAAGAAAGATTTAGCAGATGGTTTTCAAGAATGCTTGATTTTGGATATAAAAATGGTAAAGACTATACCCCGTACCTAATAGTACACCCTCAAAATAATCAAAAAATAAAAGACTATTGGCTAACTTTGGATATGGGCAAGGAATTATGCATGTTGGCGAGAAGTCCAAGAGGAAGAGAAGCCAGACAGTATTTTATAGATAGGGATAATGAATTAAGAAAATTAGAAAAGGCGAATATTTATAAAGAAAATACAGAATGGCTTATAACTAGAAAACAAGGAAAATTAGTAAGAAGAAATGAAACAGATTGTTTGGCTGAATTTATTATATATGCCAGAGAACAAGGAAGTAAAACTCCGGAAAAGTATTATATTAATTTCTCAAAGTTGGTTAATAAACAGGTCGGTATAGGAAAAGATATGCGGGATAAGGTAAGCATAACAACATTGAACCATATAGCTAATCTTGAGAACTTAATAATCAATACAGTAAAAGAAAATATGTTAAGCAAAGTTTATTACAAAGACATATATCAAATATGTAAAGGTAAATGTGAACAATACAAAGATTTATTGCAGCTTGAAAAAATAGAATGCAAGTTAATAAGTTAG